A stretch of Geobacter sp. DNA encodes these proteins:
- a CDS encoding MgtC/SapB family protein codes for MDREWLNIFIHLLVATIAGGIIGLERSYHGRPAGFRTHTLVCVASSLLMLVTMYQNKWFAGTALETVRVDPTRMAQGIMTGIGFLGAGVIMREGLSVRGLTTAASIWITAAIGILSGIGFYSAVLIASVITIGTLTVFRKIENRMPSQIFAHLSISVCRQNCMAETGIRGLLSQNGFSVANVSYQLLEKGEKLEYRMTVRTMDNGNIEKLSKTLMDLASVIEFNISMAGD; via the coding sequence ATGGATAGAGAATGGCTCAACATATTCATACATCTGCTTGTTGCGACAATTGCCGGTGGGATTATCGGCCTGGAGAGGAGCTATCATGGCCGTCCGGCCGGTTTTAGAACACATACACTCGTATGTGTTGCGTCAAGTTTGCTTATGCTCGTCACAATGTATCAAAACAAGTGGTTTGCAGGAACGGCTCTGGAGACTGTACGGGTAGACCCGACTCGAATGGCTCAGGGAATCATGACCGGTATAGGTTTTCTTGGAGCGGGCGTTATTATGCGGGAAGGGCTTAGCGTTCGCGGTCTGACTACCGCCGCATCTATCTGGATTACAGCAGCAATAGGAATTCTTTCCGGCATAGGTTTTTACAGCGCTGTGTTGATTGCGTCCGTCATAACAATTGGAACGTTAACCGTATTCCGGAAGATTGAAAACAGAATGCCTTCACAGATATTTGCGCACCTCTCCATCAGCGTTTGCCGACAGAATTGTATGGCAGAGACAGGAATCAGGGGATTGCTATCACAAAACGGCTTTTCAGTTGCCAATGTCAGCTACCAGTTGTTGGAGAAGGGTGAAAAGCTGGAGTATCGAATGACCGTGCGAACCATGGATAATGGTAATATCGAAAAATTGTCTAAAACACTTATGGACTTGGCCTCCGTTATCGAATTCAATATTTCGATGGCTGGGGACTGA
- a CDS encoding sulfurtransferase, translating to MVNGLGITANDLKSRMNRGDQLFFVDVRHHHDWDWAVLKVRGALRVNDDEAVKHLEQIPRNQTIIVYSTCPGDERSSHTATLLQQLGWNDAHFLVGGFDAYCEEGLPVEELGRGSTTRKIMLL from the coding sequence ATGGTCAACGGATTAGGAATTACCGCTAACGATCTTAAATCACGCATGAATCGCGGGGATCAGCTCTTTTTTGTCGACGTTCGCCATCACCATGACTGGGACTGGGCAGTCTTGAAAGTTCGAGGTGCATTGAGGGTAAACGACGACGAAGCCGTGAAACATTTGGAGCAAATTCCCCGTAACCAGACAATAATTGTCTATTCGACCTGCCCTGGCGACGAGCGGAGCAGTCACACGGCCACGTTGCTCCAGCAACTTGGCTGGAATGATGCCCACTTTCTGGTTGGCGGCTTCGATGCATATTGCGAGGAAGGTTTGCCGGTAGAGGAGCTTGGCAGAGGAAGCACCACGAGAAAGATCATGTTGCTGTGA
- a CDS encoding DUF488 family protein has product MIRVKRVYDQHDQDDGLRFFVDKLWPRGMKKENLQMDGWLKEVAPSDELRRWFGHEPAKWDEFCRRYNAELEANSEAWRPLLEMAQKQDITLLYSAHDIEHNNAVALRSFLEKRLGGAS; this is encoded by the coding sequence ATGATACGAGTCAAGCGTGTATATGACCAGCATGATCAGGACGACGGGCTACGTTTTTTCGTAGATAAACTCTGGCCGCGTGGAATGAAGAAAGAAAACCTCCAGATGGATGGGTGGCTGAAAGAGGTAGCCCCCAGTGATGAATTGCGACGCTGGTTCGGGCATGAGCCTGCCAAGTGGGATGAGTTCTGCCGTCGCTACAATGCTGAACTGGAGGCCAACAGCGAAGCCTGGCGTCCACTCCTGGAAATGGCCCAAAAGCAGGACATCACCTTGCTCTACAGTGCTCATGACATTGAACACAATAATGCCGTAGCACTCCGGTCGTTTCTCGAAAAAAGACTGGGCGGCGCTTCTTAG
- a CDS encoding cytochrome B5 has protein sequence MSKIVLQHLIGLILFTSFAMLVPQQVGATEEYAKQTGQACAACHLDPGGGGELTTTGKAFAESLRAQTVNPERSAFVKGFRLVIGYFHFLTAIFWFGTILYVHLILKPAYAASGLPRGELRVGIVSMIVMGVTGSILTYYRVSSLYTLFHTRFGILLFIKVCLYLVMVISALFVITVIGPLLKAKRKELSSADTAGGLTLEDLTAYDGKDGRPAYFAFEGKVYDATQSKLWKQGVHMGRHNAGNDLTEALSLAPHGREKLTTMATAGEVIAAGPRKAPLHERVFFFMAHMNLTIVFIIILILSLWRWG, from the coding sequence ATGTCTAAAATAGTTTTACAGCACCTTATCGGATTAATTCTTTTTACGTCATTCGCGATGTTGGTACCCCAGCAGGTTGGTGCTACCGAGGAGTATGCCAAGCAGACCGGCCAGGCATGTGCTGCTTGTCACCTTGATCCGGGCGGTGGCGGCGAACTTACAACAACAGGCAAGGCATTTGCCGAATCGCTCCGAGCCCAGACAGTAAATCCTGAAAGAAGCGCGTTCGTAAAAGGGTTCCGACTGGTAATCGGCTATTTTCACTTTCTGACCGCCATTTTTTGGTTCGGTACGATCCTCTACGTGCACTTAATTCTTAAGCCGGCTTATGCGGCAAGCGGTCTCCCACGCGGTGAACTGAGAGTCGGGATCGTCTCGATGATTGTCATGGGTGTAACCGGCTCTATCTTGACCTACTATCGGGTGTCTTCATTGTACACACTCTTCCACACTCGTTTCGGCATTCTCCTGTTCATAAAGGTCTGCCTCTATCTGGTGATGGTGATCTCTGCCCTGTTCGTAATTACCGTCATCGGGCCGCTCCTCAAGGCAAAAAGGAAGGAACTGTCGTCTGCGGATACGGCAGGTGGACTGACACTTGAAGATTTGACAGCATACGATGGGAAGGATGGTCGGCCCGCTTATTTTGCTTTCGAGGGAAAGGTTTACGATGCGACCCAAAGTAAACTCTGGAAGCAAGGGGTTCACATGGGACGGCACAATGCCGGTAACGATTTGACGGAGGCACTGTCGCTTGCACCGCACGGTCGGGAGAAGTTGACTACCATGGCAACTGCGGGAGAAGTCATCGCTGCCGGTCCCCGAAAAGCTCCACTGCACGAACGGGTGTTTTTCTTCATGGCGCACATGAACCTTACGATTGTCTTTATCATCATCCTGATACTTTCTCTCTGGCGGTGGGGATAG
- a CDS encoding rubredoxin produces MQKWRCTICDYVYDPAEGDIGNGVAPGTPFEGLPDGWVCPICGVGKNLFVQI; encoded by the coding sequence ATGCAAAAATGGAGATGCACCATCTGCGATTATGTCTATGACCCTGCAGAAGGGGACATTGGAAACGGAGTCGCACCGGGAACTCCTTTCGAGGGACTCCCCGACGGATGGGTTTGCCCCATTTGCGGAGTCGGCAAGAATTTGTTTGTTCAGATTTAA
- the ric gene encoding iron-sulfur cluster repair di-iron protein, which produces MQKLTTGNNTIGEIVAADFRTAKIFENHGIDFCCGGKIALETICAEKGLDLVSLSRELEAVQSETTDRSQNYSSWSLPFLADYIVNTHHAYLKENDGQIAAYARKIAGVHGVHHPEVIRIADIFEKIATDMVGHLQEEEEVFFPALKRVDTARIAGNTPDDGDRETIRASLLRLHREHEEIGDAIHEIRHLSKDYAIPSDVCNTFMLTYQKLKEFEDDLHKHVHLENNILFPKTLQL; this is translated from the coding sequence ATGCAAAAATTAACAACAGGGAACAATACCATCGGTGAGATTGTAGCTGCCGATTTCAGAACTGCCAAGATCTTCGAAAACCACGGAATTGATTTCTGCTGTGGCGGAAAAATTGCTCTCGAAACAATCTGCGCCGAAAAAGGCCTCGATCTTGTCTCGCTGTCAAGGGAGCTAGAGGCAGTGCAGAGTGAAACCACTGACCGGAGCCAGAATTATTCATCATGGTCATTGCCGTTTCTCGCCGACTATATTGTTAACACCCACCATGCCTATCTCAAGGAGAATGACGGGCAGATCGCCGCTTATGCCAGGAAAATAGCCGGTGTTCACGGGGTTCACCATCCCGAAGTGATCCGGATCGCCGACATCTTCGAAAAGATCGCAACCGACATGGTCGGGCATCTGCAGGAGGAAGAGGAGGTGTTCTTCCCGGCTCTCAAGCGAGTCGATACGGCCAGAATTGCCGGCAATACGCCAGATGACGGGGATCGGGAAACTATCCGAGCATCCCTCCTCAGGCTCCATCGCGAACATGAAGAGATTGGTGATGCAATCCACGAGATCCGACACCTTTCAAAAGACTATGCAATCCCGAGCGATGTCTGCAACACCTTCATGCTCACCTACCAGAAGCTCAAAGAGTTCGAGGATGATCTGCACAAACATGTACACCTGGAAAACAACATCCTTTTTCCAAAGACGTTACAACTCTAG
- a CDS encoding NADH oxidase, producing MKTVIIGGIAGGLSAASQIKREDHGAQVVVLEKSGDVSYAACGMPYNLFYKDKPVEDLYAMSLEAIRKERGIDYRQHHEVVTIDPLRKEVTVVDHQLSREYRESYDYLVYATGNQPNKLTLPGFDDADVFYFKTLDDTRLVKSIIYEKSPSNVILVGSGYTNLELVDVLYNMKIKPVILEKSVTILPSFAEEIRAKVLEKLEEKGIKLHTNVDITEKQGSVVRTTTGDFEEGMVVVSIGVRPNTALFSSAGGELGVGGAVKVDRFLRTNLPDVFAAGDCAEHYVRQLGRNGYMPLGPVANKQGRLAGSNIVNSNAMKEFYGIDQTAVFKFFDLTVATTGLSERQLQENGANYVKVYVDTPTRGAFPGGGTMRVLLLFEEGTGLLLGGQMIGQDVVAKRLDVLATGIYKQMTVFELAELDLSYSPLYAPVWDPLLIAANKAIKEV from the coding sequence ATGAAAACAGTGATTATTGGCGGGATAGCCGGTGGACTGTCTGCCGCCAGCCAGATCAAGCGCGAAGACCACGGAGCGCAGGTGGTCGTCCTGGAAAAGTCAGGCGATGTTTCCTACGCCGCTTGTGGTATGCCCTACAATCTTTTCTACAAGGATAAGCCGGTCGAGGATCTCTATGCGATGAGCCTTGAAGCGATCCGCAAGGAACGCGGTATCGATTATCGACAGCACCATGAAGTTGTCACTATCGACCCGCTACGCAAGGAGGTGACGGTTGTTGATCACCAGCTTTCTCGGGAATATCGTGAGAGTTACGATTACCTTGTGTATGCCACAGGCAATCAACCGAACAAGCTGACCCTTCCCGGATTTGATGATGCTGACGTCTTCTATTTCAAAACACTGGACGACACTCGATTGGTCAAAAGCATCATCTACGAAAAATCTCCTTCCAATGTCATTCTCGTAGGTTCCGGTTATACCAATCTTGAACTGGTTGATGTCCTCTACAACATGAAGATCAAGCCAGTCATCCTTGAGAAGTCTGTCACGATCCTCCCCTCGTTTGCCGAAGAAATCCGGGCCAAGGTGCTTGAAAAATTGGAGGAGAAGGGGATCAAGCTCCATACCAATGTGGATATCACTGAGAAGCAAGGTTCCGTGGTCAGGACTACAACCGGAGACTTCGAAGAGGGCATGGTTGTTGTCTCGATCGGCGTAAGGCCGAATACGGCACTCTTCTCGTCTGCCGGTGGCGAACTGGGTGTTGGCGGAGCGGTAAAGGTCGACCGCTTTTTGCGGACAAACCTTCCTGATGTCTTCGCTGCCGGCGACTGTGCCGAGCACTACGTCCGCCAGCTCGGCAGGAACGGCTACATGCCGCTCGGTCCGGTGGCAAACAAACAGGGACGGCTTGCCGGCAGCAATATCGTCAATAGCAATGCCATGAAGGAGTTTTACGGCATTGACCAGACCGCGGTATTCAAGTTCTTCGACCTGACGGTGGCCACCACCGGTCTCAGTGAACGGCAACTTCAGGAGAACGGCGCAAACTATGTAAAGGTCTACGTGGACACTCCGACCAGGGGCGCATTTCCTGGAGGCGGCACCATGCGAGTACTGCTCCTGTTTGAAGAAGGGACAGGATTATTGCTGGGCGGGCAGATGATCGGGCAGGACGTCGTGGCAAAACGGCTCGATGTTCTTGCCACCGGAATATACAAACAGATGACGGTGTTCGAACTCGCCGAACTTGATCTGAGTTATTCTCCGCTCTACGCCCCGGTCTGGGATCCGCTCCTCATTGCGGCAAACAAGGCGATTAAGGAAGTATGA
- a CDS encoding DNA-3-methyladenine glycosylase 2 family protein: MNSVTFTLKPLSPFRLDLTVWVLRRRPDNLLDRWDGYTYRRALALKGGITIATVCQAGTTASPELLVTLLASRFDTDMTEEATALLERMLGLCIDLSGFYDLAARDRKLSVLAERFRGMKPPRFPTLFEGFANAIACQQLTLTFGIQLLNRLVQTFGPSHSPDADALHAFARPVDVAGLDSAVFRTLGFSRRKGETLIELAHGILSGRLDMEALEALDDEAVLRALCSLRGIGRWSAEYILLRTLGRINVFPGDDVGAQKNLQRWLQLQEQPDYQGVRKLLVRWQPYEGLIYFHLLLDRLAVAGHLP, translated from the coding sequence ATGAACTCTGTTACCTTTACCCTCAAACCGCTCTCCCCCTTCCGACTTGACCTGACGGTCTGGGTTCTCCGGCGCCGCCCCGATAACCTTCTCGACCGCTGGGACGGATACACCTACCGGCGCGCCTTAGCACTGAAGGGCGGAATCACTATTGCTACCGTCTGCCAGGCAGGCACGACTGCTTCACCTGAACTCCTGGTCACTCTCCTCGCTTCGCGTTTCGATACTGATATGACAGAGGAGGCTACGGCGTTACTGGAACGGATGCTCGGGTTGTGCATTGATCTGAGCGGTTTTTACGATCTTGCAGCCCGCGACAGGAAACTCTCCGTGTTGGCCGAACGTTTTCGGGGAATGAAACCTCCTCGTTTTCCGACCCTTTTCGAAGGGTTTGCCAATGCCATTGCCTGCCAACAATTGACTCTCACTTTCGGCATTCAGCTCCTCAACCGTCTTGTCCAAACCTTTGGACCTTCGCATTCTCCGGACGCGGATGCGCTGCACGCCTTTGCCCGACCGGTAGATGTGGCAGGGTTAGATTCTGCGGTATTTCGAACGCTCGGCTTCAGCCGCCGGAAGGGAGAGACCCTGATCGAACTTGCTCATGGCATACTGAGCGGGCGCCTTGACATGGAGGCTCTGGAAGCGCTTGACGATGAGGCCGTGCTTCGTGCGCTCTGTTCCTTACGCGGTATTGGTCGCTGGTCAGCTGAATACATTCTGCTGCGCACACTCGGACGAATAAATGTTTTTCCAGGAGATGACGTGGGAGCGCAAAAGAACCTTCAACGCTGGTTGCAGTTGCAGGAGCAACCCGATTATCAGGGCGTTCGAAAGCTCCTGGTCCGCTGGCAACCGTATGAGGGTCTCATCTATTTCCACCTTCTCCTCGATCGGCTGGCGGTTGCCGGACATCTGCCCTGA
- a CDS encoding Rieske 2Fe-2S domain-containing protein: MQFAAKFAEVPLWSKKLITINGEEVVLINDKGTIFACENYCPHQGSTMLTGIVKEGVISCPRHGWHYDLTSGVSTDHPGYTLNTYQVEVVGDDIMIDIV; encoded by the coding sequence ATGCAATTTGCCGCAAAATTCGCCGAAGTTCCTCTTTGGAGCAAGAAACTCATCACCATCAACGGGGAAGAAGTGGTGTTGATAAATGACAAGGGTACTATTTTCGCCTGTGAAAACTATTGTCCTCACCAGGGGAGTACGATGTTGACAGGTATAGTCAAAGAAGGTGTCATCTCCTGCCCTCGGCACGGCTGGCACTACGATTTAACCAGCGGTGTCTCCACAGACCACCCTGGCTATACCCTGAATACCTATCAGGTTGAAGTGGTTGGCGACGACATAATGATAGATATTGTGTAG
- a CDS encoding diguanylate cyclase gives MQIKQQLRLTQPGTYSLILALGWTIVIAISLLVSISVHRQEIVAIAQNVARAYIDKDILYRNWNALHGGIYVPADRGLSPNPFYPPSILERDVTTPSGRHLTLVNPSYMTRQIYEYALKEHKVSGRITSLKPLRPENRADIWEESALRDFERGVQEVSSVVKEGETGYVRLMRPLVTEESCLPCHAHQGYRKGDIRGGISIKLPMTLFESATRKQIELLCAGHGIIWLLGITGMYVGYTGLRRRTEERDRAEEELKRVNAILENQATTDSLTGICNRRRFLELLQAEIQEARRYSMPLALIFFDIDHFKSVNDTYGHEAGDTVLQELARIVTGMIRQTDIFARFGGEEFVILVHNNDVRTGRELAEKIRYTVGEHRFPLMGTVTCSFGVAQFYPDDTPETIIKRADDAMYAAKQAGRNRVETRCDCNTGTV, from the coding sequence ATGCAGATCAAGCAACAATTACGTCTAACCCAGCCGGGAACCTATTCCCTGATTCTTGCCCTTGGTTGGACAATCGTCATTGCCATATCGCTTCTGGTAAGCATTTCGGTTCATCGGCAGGAAATCGTGGCCATCGCCCAGAATGTTGCCAGAGCCTATATAGATAAAGATATCCTCTACCGCAATTGGAATGCCCTCCATGGCGGCATCTATGTGCCTGCAGACCGGGGACTCTCGCCCAATCCGTTCTACCCTCCGTCGATCCTGGAGCGGGATGTGACAACTCCATCCGGACGTCACCTTACACTGGTAAATCCTTCGTATATGACACGCCAGATTTATGAATACGCACTCAAGGAACATAAAGTGTCCGGACGGATTACGAGTCTCAAACCATTACGACCCGAGAACAGGGCCGACATCTGGGAGGAATCGGCGTTGCGGGATTTTGAACGCGGGGTCCAGGAAGTCAGCAGCGTGGTAAAGGAGGGTGAAACTGGTTACGTACGGCTCATGCGTCCTTTAGTGACAGAAGAGAGCTGTCTCCCTTGTCATGCCCACCAAGGGTATAGAAAAGGCGATATTCGCGGCGGCATCAGTATAAAATTGCCGATGACACTCTTTGAGTCAGCTACACGCAAACAGATCGAATTGCTCTGTGCAGGTCATGGCATCATCTGGTTGCTGGGGATTACCGGGATGTATGTCGGCTACACGGGACTGAGGCGGCGCACTGAAGAACGCGACCGTGCGGAAGAAGAGCTGAAACGAGTGAATGCAATTCTTGAAAACCAGGCAACTACCGATTCTCTGACCGGTATCTGCAATCGGCGCAGATTTTTGGAATTGCTCCAGGCGGAAATACAAGAGGCAAGGCGCTATAGCATGCCGCTGGCGCTCATTTTCTTCGACATCGACCATTTCAAATCAGTTAACGACACCTACGGGCACGAAGCCGGCGACACCGTATTACAGGAACTTGCCCGCATCGTTACCGGCATGATTCGCCAGACTGACATCTTCGCCCGCTTCGGCGGAGAGGAATTTGTCATTCTTGTACACAACAACGATGTTAGGACGGGGCGGGAACTCGCTGAAAAAATCAGATACACGGTGGGTGAACACCGGTTCCCGCTGATGGGCACCGTGACCTGCAGTTTCGGCGTTGCCCAGTTTTATCCGGACGACACACCGGAGACCATCATCAAGCGCGCCGATGATGCCATGTACGCCGCCAAGCAGGCAGGAAGAAACCGGGTCGAAACCCGTTGTGACTGCAATACCGGAACGGTTTAA
- a CDS encoding diguanylate cyclase has product MRFFFNQLPKAFVIILGIILLVVVGIIDYLTGPNFSLSVLYLIPVLFVAWYAERFIGIAISFVAALVWLVAGLSAKKYYEHPVELYWNDMMELMFFLIVSLLISALRCSLQREKEMANTDYLTKVPNRRCFYEFAEMELNRSIRYQHPLSVIYLDIDNFKRVNDSMGHSAGNNLLRLVADTFIDNIRSTDMVARLGGDEFALLLTESGPESAKNVIHKALKSLKEVMKDDWPVTFSIGMVTFLNPPASVDAMLKHADNLMYAVKAAGKGAIRHEVVGN; this is encoded by the coding sequence GTGAGATTTTTTTTCAATCAACTACCTAAAGCGTTTGTAATTATCTTGGGAATTATCCTGCTTGTTGTAGTTGGAATTATCGATTATTTGACTGGTCCCAATTTTTCACTTTCAGTTCTCTACCTGATTCCTGTTTTATTTGTCGCATGGTATGCGGAGAGATTCATTGGCATTGCCATTTCCTTTGTAGCTGCATTGGTATGGCTTGTCGCGGGCTTGTCAGCTAAAAAATATTATGAACATCCAGTCGAGCTGTATTGGAATGACATGATGGAATTGATGTTTTTTCTTATTGTATCTCTTCTCATATCGGCCCTGAGATGTTCACTGCAACGTGAAAAAGAAATGGCAAACACAGACTATTTGACGAAGGTGCCAAACAGGAGATGTTTTTATGAATTTGCTGAAATGGAGTTGAATAGAAGTATCCGTTATCAACATCCTCTCAGTGTTATTTATCTCGATATTGACAATTTCAAGAGAGTTAATGATTCGATGGGGCACAGTGCAGGCAACAACTTGTTACGTCTGGTCGCAGACACATTTATTGACAATATTCGGTCAACAGACATGGTGGCAAGGCTTGGCGGTGATGAGTTCGCCTTGCTTCTAACGGAAAGTGGTCCGGAATCGGCAAAAAATGTGATCCATAAAGCGTTGAAAAGCCTTAAAGAAGTTATGAAAGACGACTGGCCCGTTACCTTCAGCATCGGCATGGTAACATTCCTTAATCCACCGGCAAGTGTTGATGCAATGCTTAAACACGCCGACAATCTCATGTATGCGGTAAAAGCCGCCGGCAAGGGGGCAATCAGGCACGAGGTCGTTGGCAATTAA
- the acnA gene encoding aconitate hydratase AcnA, translated as MMGNTLNSFDSLMTLEVSGKKYRYHSLQAFAKSARIDLSRVPFSLKIILENLLRREDSVTVRKEDIEALAQLDPTALPNREIQFMPARVLLQDFTGVPAVADLAAMRAALHRLGGKPSRINPLQPVDLIIDHSVQVDRYGTVAALKANSAIEFERNHERYQFLRWGQGAFGNFRVVPPETGICHQVNLEYLAHVAMTSELNGVEWVYPDTLIGTDSHTTMINGLGVVGWGVGGIEAEAAMLGQPCSMLIPQVVGFRLNGRLNPGAMATDLVLTITQLLRRKGVVGKFVEFFGSGLASLSVADRATIGNMAPEYGATIGIFPVDEQTSAYLRLTGRGAFVPLVEAYFKAQGLWHTPSQPESEYSDTLELDLGAVEPCLAGPSRPQDRLLLKDVRSSFRTSLITLMQHEAVKLEKETKERWLGEGGSPMTVAPELAVVHPDRELGALGQCVPLRQPDGTAYSLCHGSIVIAAITSCTNTSNPSVMIAAGVLAKNAVRRGLQVKPWVKTSLAPGSKVVADYLVASGLMPYLEGLHFHLVGYGCTTCIGNSGPLAGHIAKAIVDGSLSVAAVLSGNRNFEGRINSYVRANYLASPPLVVAYALAGNINIDLTRDPLGIDPNGQLVYLKDIWPAEEEVAELVHSHVLAGQFSNIYGDVFNGGELWNGLETPTGELYQWQEQSTYIKEPPFFADFTAVPAPVADIKGARVLVLLGDSVTTDHISPAGTIGKESPAGRYLISLGVKPEEFNSYGSRRGNHEVMVRGTFANIRIRNRLVPGVEGGLTAWMSADGKGSEQMSIYDAAMRYREDAVPLIVIAGKEYGTGSSRDWAAKGTLLLGARVVIAESFERIHRSNLVGMGILPLQFMSGETYSSIGLHGDELFDIEGLTSLQPGQRLTVKTRSADGSTGQFSVNVRIDTPNELDYFLHGGILSYVLRQTLK; from the coding sequence GTGATGGGAAATACACTGAACAGTTTTGATTCCCTCATGACCCTAGAGGTCAGCGGTAAAAAATATCGGTACCATTCCCTGCAGGCGTTTGCCAAATCCGCCCGCATAGATCTATCGCGAGTACCTTTTTCCTTGAAAATAATCCTGGAAAACCTTCTGCGACGGGAAGACAGCGTGACCGTCAGGAAAGAGGACATCGAGGCGCTTGCACAGTTGGACCCCACGGCTCTCCCGAACAGGGAAATCCAGTTTATGCCGGCGCGCGTACTCCTCCAGGACTTCACCGGTGTGCCGGCCGTTGCCGATCTCGCCGCCATGCGCGCGGCGCTGCACCGGCTCGGCGGGAAGCCTTCACGCATCAACCCGCTGCAACCGGTTGACCTGATAATTGATCATTCGGTGCAAGTAGACCGTTACGGTACCGTTGCCGCGCTGAAGGCGAATTCCGCCATCGAATTTGAACGGAACCATGAGCGCTACCAGTTTCTCCGCTGGGGGCAGGGGGCGTTCGGTAACTTCCGAGTCGTCCCACCTGAAACCGGCATCTGTCACCAGGTGAACCTGGAGTACCTCGCCCACGTCGCTATGACGTCGGAACTCAATGGTGTGGAGTGGGTTTACCCGGACACGCTGATTGGTACTGATTCTCACACCACCATGATCAACGGGCTGGGGGTGGTGGGGTGGGGCGTTGGAGGAATCGAAGCGGAGGCGGCCATGCTCGGCCAACCCTGCTCGATGCTTATCCCCCAGGTGGTCGGCTTTCGACTCAATGGTAGGCTCAATCCGGGAGCGATGGCCACCGACCTCGTTCTGACCATCACGCAGTTGCTCCGCAGGAAAGGCGTAGTAGGGAAATTCGTGGAGTTCTTCGGTTCCGGCCTTGCCTCGCTTTCCGTGGCCGACCGCGCAACAATCGGCAATATGGCGCCGGAGTACGGCGCCACTATCGGCATCTTCCCGGTTGACGAGCAGACCAGTGCCTATCTGCGCCTTACCGGGCGGGGTGCATTCGTGCCACTTGTTGAAGCCTATTTCAAGGCACAGGGGTTGTGGCACACACCCAGTCAGCCTGAGTCGGAATACAGCGATACGCTGGAACTGGATCTCGGAGCCGTCGAGCCGTGTCTGGCCGGTCCCTCTCGACCTCAGGACCGGCTGCTGCTCAAGGATGTGCGTAGTTCTTTTCGTACATCACTGATTACCCTCATGCAACATGAAGCGGTAAAGCTGGAGAAGGAGACCAAGGAACGATGGCTTGGCGAGGGAGGTTCGCCGATGACCGTCGCCCCGGAGTTGGCGGTGGTTCATCCCGACCGGGAACTCGGAGCTCTGGGTCAGTGTGTGCCGCTGCGTCAACCGGACGGTACCGCGTACAGCCTCTGCCACGGTTCAATTGTCATTGCCGCCATCACCAGTTGTACCAATACCTCCAACCCTTCAGTGATGATAGCTGCCGGAGTTCTGGCGAAAAATGCGGTACGGCGCGGCCTGCAGGTCAAGCCGTGGGTGAAGACGAGTCTCGCCCCTGGCTCGAAAGTGGTAGCCGATTATCTTGTGGCCTCAGGGCTGATGCCCTATCTCGAAGGGTTGCATTTTCACCTGGTCGGCTACGGCTGCACGACCTGCATCGGCAACAGCGGGCCTCTGGCCGGGCATATCGCCAAAGCGATCGTGGACGGCTCCCTTTCGGTTGCGGCGGTACTCTCCGGCAACCGGAACTTCGAAGGGCGGATCAACAGCTACGTCCGGGCGAACTATCTCGCCTCTCCCCCGCTTGTCGTCGCCTATGCCTTGGCGGGAAACATCAACATAGATCTCACCCGCGATCCCCTCGGGATCGACCCGAATGGCCAGCTCGTCTACCTCAAGGATATCTGGCCTGCGGAAGAAGAAGTGGCGGAGCTTGTCCACAGCCATGTCTTAGCGGGACAATTCAGCAACATCTATGGGGACGTTTTTAATGGCGGTGAACTGTGGAACGGGCTTGAAACACCAACCGGCGAGCTTTACCAGTGGCAGGAGCAATCGACCTACATCAAGGAACCGCCGTTTTTTGCAGATTTCACGGCTGTTCCGGCACCAGTCGCCGACATCAAGGGCGCCCGGGTCCTTGTGCTCCTCGGGGATTCCGTCACGACCGACCACATATCTCCGGCAGGCACGATCGGCAAGGAGTCACCAGCAGGTCGCTACCTCATCTCCCTCGGCGTGAAGCCGGAGGAATTTAACTCTTACGGCTCCCGCCGCGGCAATCACGAAGTGATGGTCAGGGGGACCTTCGCCAACATCCGCATCAGGAACCGGCTGGTGCCGGGGGTGGAGGGGGGACTCACCGCCTGGATGTCAGCAGATGGCAAAGGGAGCGAGCAGATGTCCATCTACGATGCAGCCATGCGCTATCGCGAAGACGCTGTCCCGCTCATCGTCATTGCCGGCAAGGAATACGGGACCGGCTCGTCGCGTGACTGGGCCGCCAAGGGAACGCTACTTCTGGGAGCCCGCGTGGTGATCGCCGAAAGTTTCGAGCGTATCCACCGTTCCAACCTTGTGGGGATGGGGATACTTCCTCTCCAGTTTATGTCAGGCGAAACATATAGCTCTATTGGCCTTCACGGAGATGAGCTGTTTGACATCGAAGGGCTTACCTCCCTGCAACCGGGGCAGAGACTCACAGTTAAAACCAGGTCTGCCGATGGTTCAACCGGTCAGTTTTCTGTGAACGTTCGAATCGACACCCCCAATGAACTCGATTACTTCCTGCATGGTGGGATTCTGTCGTATGTGTTGCGACAGACACTTAAATGA